A single window of [Clostridium] hylemonae DSM 15053 DNA harbors:
- a CDS encoding alpha-amylase family protein produces the protein MNMSKADDIFQRRMEKSHDELRWLYMELYGNDAMFAELTSQMYAYYRQRRIKLRNRDLKREEDPAWFKKNDMLGMMMYIDNFAGNLKGVKEKLSYLKSCNVNYLHLMPFLDSPRGRSDGGYAVSDFRKVKPDLGTMEDLADLADECHRKGISVCMDFVMNHTSEEHEWAKKARAGDGEYMSRYFFYDNYDIPRMYEATVPQVFPTTAPGNFTWLDDMGHFVLTSFYPYQWDLNYGNPRVFNEMMYNFLYLANQGMDIIRIDAVPYIWKQLGTQCRNLPQVHTIVRMMRIISEIVCPSVVLLGEVVMEPAKVAPYFGTVEKPECHMLYNVTTMATTWHSVAARDVRLLKQQMDIVNSLPKEYTFLNYLRCHDDVGWGLDYAALKQWGMEEVSHKKFLNDYFTGRIEGSRSRGELYNDDPVTKDARFCGTTASMCGIESAGFEHAAEKMEAAIRLDIMLHAYMLTQSGIPMLYSGDEIGQVNDYSYKEDAEKWSDSRYVHRGKFCWSLVENRGDSSTVQGKIFQTLDRLEAVRRQEEAFGPDADVYTYDVKDDAVLCILRQTKSSRFFGLFNFHDEERTAWMQEEGTYRDLMTGAVLELRDVPLPGHSFIWAKCIGDGLFLHKD, from the coding sequence ATGAACATGTCAAAAGCGGATGATATTTTCCAGAGAAGGATGGAAAAATCCCATGATGAACTGCGCTGGCTCTATATGGAATTGTACGGCAACGATGCCATGTTTGCCGAGCTGACTTCTCAGATGTACGCGTATTACCGCCAGCGCAGAATAAAGCTCAGAAACCGTGATCTGAAGCGGGAGGAAGACCCGGCATGGTTTAAGAAAAATGATATGCTCGGGATGATGATGTATATCGACAATTTTGCCGGGAATCTCAAGGGCGTGAAAGAGAAGCTTTCTTATTTGAAGTCGTGCAATGTAAACTATCTTCATCTCATGCCATTTCTGGATTCTCCCCGGGGGCGTTCGGATGGCGGCTATGCGGTATCCGATTTCAGGAAAGTAAAGCCGGACCTGGGTACGATGGAAGACCTTGCGGACCTGGCAGATGAGTGCCACCGGAAAGGGATCAGCGTGTGTATGGATTTTGTCATGAACCATACGTCGGAGGAGCACGAGTGGGCGAAAAAAGCCAGGGCAGGAGACGGTGAATATATGAGCCGTTATTTCTTTTATGATAATTACGATATTCCTCGTATGTACGAAGCGACAGTACCTCAGGTCTTTCCGACGACGGCGCCGGGAAACTTTACATGGCTTGATGATATGGGACATTTTGTCCTGACCTCTTTTTATCCGTACCAGTGGGATCTGAACTATGGAAATCCGCGTGTGTTCAACGAGATGATGTACAATTTTCTATACCTTGCCAATCAGGGAATGGATATCATACGTATCGATGCGGTACCGTACATATGGAAGCAGCTTGGCACGCAGTGCCGCAATCTTCCTCAGGTGCACACGATCGTCAGAATGATGCGTATTATCAGTGAGATCGTATGTCCGAGCGTTGTACTGCTGGGCGAGGTAGTGATGGAGCCGGCGAAAGTGGCGCCTTATTTCGGTACGGTAGAAAAACCGGAATGCCACATGCTCTACAATGTAACGACGATGGCGACGACGTGGCACAGTGTAGCTGCCCGGGACGTACGCCTTCTGAAGCAGCAGATGGACATCGTAAACAGTCTGCCGAAAGAATATACCTTTCTCAATTATCTGCGGTGCCATGACGACGTTGGCTGGGGGCTTGACTACGCCGCATTAAAGCAGTGGGGAATGGAAGAGGTGAGCCACAAGAAGTTTCTGAATGATTATTTTACCGGCCGGATCGAGGGGAGCCGAAGCCGCGGAGAATTGTACAATGATGATCCGGTGACGAAGGATGCCAGGTTCTGCGGAACGACCGCATCTATGTGCGGGATCGAGAGCGCAGGTTTTGAACATGCAGCGGAGAAGATGGAGGCTGCCATCCGCCTGGATATCATGCTCCACGCCTACATGCTCACCCAGTCAGGAATACCGATGCTGTACAGCGGAGATGAGATCGGACAGGTGAACGATTACTCCTACAAAGAGGATGCGGAGAAGTGGTCGGATTCCAGATATGTGCACCGCGGTAAATTCTGCTGGAGCCTTGTGGAAAATCGCGGGGACAGTAGCACCGTGCAGGGGAAAATATTTCAGACGCTGGACCGGCTGGAGGCAGTCCGCAGACAGGAAGAGGCGTTCGGCCCGGACGCGGATGTGTACACTTATGATGTAAAAGACGACGCCGTGCTCTGCATTTTGAGGCAGACAAAAAGCAGCCGCTTTTTCGGCCTCTTTAATTTCCACGATGAAGAGCGTACCGCGTGGATGCAGGAGGAAGGAACATACCGCGATCTAATGACCGGAGCCGTGCTGGAGCTCAGAGATGTGCCGCTTCCCGGACACAGCTTTATCTGGGCAAAATGCATCGGAGACGGGCTGTTCTTGCATAAGGATTGA
- the carB gene encoding carbamoyl-phosphate synthase large subunit → MSKRTDIHKVLIIGSGPIIIGQACEFDYSGTQACKALRGLGYEIVLVNSNPATIMTDPETADVTYIEPLNVERLEQIIAKERPDALLPNLGGQSGLNLCSELAKAGVLEKYNVQVIGVQVDAIERGEDRIEFKKAMDSLGIEMAKSEVAYSVEEALAIADELGYPVVLRPAYTMGGAGGGLVYNKDELKTVCARGLQASLVGQVLVEESILGWEELELEIVRDSENNMITVCFIENIDPLGVHTGDSFCSAPMLTISEECQKRLQEQAYKIVESVQVIGGTNVQFAHDPVSDRIIVIEINPRTSRSSALASKATGFPIALVSAMLAAGLTLKDIPCGKYGTLDKYVPDGDYIVIKFARWAFEKFKGVENKLGTQMRAVGEVMSIGKTYKEAFQKAIRSLETGRYGLGYAADFNTKSKEQLLQMLITPSSERHFIMYEALRKGASVEEIHEITKVKTYFIEQMKELVEEEETLAASKGSLPSDELLVSAKKNGFSDKYLSQVLEVPEDSVRSRREELGVQEAWEGVHVSGTPDSAYYYSTYNAEDKNPVRSDRPKIMILGGGPNRIGQGIEFDYCCVHASLALKKLGFETIIVNCNPETVSTDYDTSDKLYFEPLTLEDVLSIYKKEKPLGVIAQFGGQTPLNLASELEKNGVRILGTSPSVIDLAEDRDLFREMMEKLDIPMPESGMATTVDEALAIAERIGYPVMVRPSYVLGGRGMEVVYDDESMVSYMNAAVGVTPDRPILIDRFLNHATECEADAISDGTHAFVPAVMEHIELAGVHSGDSACIIPSVHISDDNVQTIKEYTRKIAEEMHVKGLMNMQYAIENGKVYVLEANPRASRTVPLVSKVCNIRMVPLATDIITSEITGRPSPVPGLKEQVIPYYGVKEAVFPFNMFQEVDPILGPEMRSTGEVLGLSDHYGEAFYKAQEAAQSKLPLSGTVLISVNRKDKAEVVEIAESFAADGFHIVATGTTCDLIREAGIEAEKVKKLYEGRPNILDMITNGKIQLIVNSPVGKGSVHDDSYLRKAAIKAKIPYMTTIAAARATAKGIRYVKENGNGDVRSLQQLHSEITEK, encoded by the coding sequence ATGTCAAAGAGAACAGATATCCACAAAGTATTGATAATAGGCTCCGGCCCCATCATCATAGGCCAGGCCTGCGAATTTGATTATTCGGGCACCCAGGCCTGCAAGGCACTCCGCGGGCTTGGATATGAGATCGTGCTTGTCAATTCCAATCCCGCCACCATCATGACAGACCCTGAAACGGCTGATGTCACTTACATAGAGCCGCTCAATGTAGAAAGGCTGGAACAGATCATCGCCAAAGAGCGGCCGGATGCACTTCTTCCCAATCTCGGCGGACAGTCCGGCCTCAACTTATGTTCTGAACTTGCCAAGGCCGGTGTTCTGGAAAAATACAACGTACAGGTCATCGGTGTACAGGTAGACGCTATCGAGCGCGGGGAAGACAGGATCGAATTCAAAAAAGCCATGGACAGCCTCGGGATCGAAATGGCAAAGAGCGAAGTTGCCTACAGTGTAGAAGAAGCGCTGGCCATTGCAGATGAACTCGGCTATCCGGTCGTGCTCCGTCCTGCGTACACAATGGGAGGGGCAGGCGGCGGACTCGTCTATAATAAGGACGAGCTGAAAACAGTCTGTGCCCGAGGACTTCAGGCAAGTCTTGTCGGACAGGTACTTGTGGAGGAATCCATCCTCGGCTGGGAAGAGTTAGAGCTTGAGATCGTCCGCGACTCTGAAAATAACATGATCACCGTATGTTTTATAGAAAATATCGACCCTCTCGGCGTACATACCGGTGATTCATTCTGCTCTGCGCCGATGCTCACCATCTCCGAAGAATGTCAGAAACGTCTCCAGGAACAGGCGTACAAAATCGTGGAATCTGTTCAGGTCATCGGCGGAACAAACGTACAGTTTGCACACGACCCTGTCAGCGACCGTATCATCGTGATCGAGATCAATCCGAGAACCTCCCGTTCTTCCGCCCTTGCGTCCAAGGCCACCGGCTTTCCGATCGCACTTGTATCTGCCATGCTCGCGGCGGGACTTACGTTAAAAGATATCCCCTGTGGAAAATACGGCACATTGGACAAATATGTTCCCGACGGTGATTACATTGTGATCAAGTTCGCGCGCTGGGCTTTTGAGAAATTCAAGGGTGTGGAAAACAAGCTCGGCACACAGATGCGCGCCGTAGGTGAAGTCATGAGCATCGGTAAGACATACAAAGAGGCGTTCCAGAAAGCGATCCGCAGTCTGGAGACCGGGCGCTACGGCCTTGGATATGCCGCAGATTTTAATACGAAAAGTAAAGAACAGCTCCTGCAGATGCTCATCACCCCGTCCAGCGAACGGCATTTCATAATGTATGAGGCGCTCCGCAAAGGGGCTTCTGTCGAGGAGATCCATGAAATCACGAAGGTGAAAACTTATTTTATTGAACAGATGAAAGAGCTTGTAGAAGAGGAAGAAACACTGGCCGCGTCAAAAGGCTCTCTTCCTTCTGATGAACTGCTCGTATCCGCCAAAAAGAACGGCTTCTCCGACAAATATCTGAGCCAGGTCCTCGAAGTGCCGGAAGACTCTGTGCGCAGCCGCAGGGAAGAACTCGGTGTACAGGAAGCCTGGGAGGGCGTGCATGTGAGCGGAACACCTGACAGCGCATACTACTACTCTACTTACAATGCCGAAGATAAGAATCCGGTGCGCAGCGACAGGCCGAAGATCATGATCCTCGGCGGCGGCCCGAACCGGATCGGCCAGGGGATTGAATTTGACTACTGCTGTGTACATGCTTCCCTCGCACTGAAGAAGCTCGGTTTTGAGACGATCATCGTAAACTGTAATCCTGAGACTGTATCTACAGACTATGACACCTCAGACAAATTATATTTTGAACCGCTCACACTGGAAGATGTGCTGAGCATTTACAAAAAAGAAAAACCGCTCGGCGTTATCGCGCAGTTCGGCGGACAGACGCCGCTCAATCTCGCCTCGGAGCTTGAGAAAAACGGAGTACGGATCCTCGGCACCTCCCCGTCGGTCATCGACCTGGCGGAAGACCGTGACCTTTTCCGTGAAATGATGGAAAAGCTGGACATTCCGATGCCGGAGTCCGGCATGGCGACCACTGTGGACGAAGCGCTTGCGATCGCGGAAAGAATCGGCTATCCGGTCATGGTCCGTCCATCTTATGTACTCGGCGGACGCGGCATGGAGGTCGTGTACGATGATGAGAGCATGGTGAGCTATATGAACGCTGCTGTCGGCGTGACCCCCGACCGTCCGATACTCATCGACCGGTTCCTGAACCACGCCACGGAATGTGAGGCTGACGCCATCAGCGACGGAACACACGCGTTTGTTCCCGCGGTCATGGAGCACATTGAACTGGCCGGCGTACATTCCGGCGACTCTGCGTGTATCATTCCTTCGGTACACATTTCAGATGATAATGTACAGACGATCAAAGAATACACGAGAAAAATTGCTGAAGAAATGCACGTAAAAGGCCTGATGAACATGCAGTACGCCATCGAAAACGGCAAGGTGTACGTACTGGAAGCCAATCCGCGCGCATCCCGCACCGTACCGCTCGTATCCAAGGTGTGCAACATCCGGATGGTACCTCTGGCCACAGACATCATCACCTCTGAGATCACAGGACGTCCGTCACCGGTGCCGGGACTGAAAGAACAGGTGATTCCATACTATGGCGTAAAAGAAGCAGTATTTCCGTTCAACATGTTCCAGGAAGTAGACCCTATCCTCGGACCGGAGATGCGCTCTACCGGAGAAGTGCTCGGTCTGTCGGATCATTACGGCGAAGCATTCTACAAAGCCCAGGAAGCTGCTCAGTCAAAGCTCCCTCTCTCCGGCACAGTGCTCATCTCTGTCAACCGCAAAGATAAGGCTGAAGTTGTGGAGATCGCCGAAAGCTTTGCGGCCGACGGCTTCCACATCGTGGCGACAGGCACAACGTGCGACCTCATCCGCGAAGCCGGCATAGAGGCTGAAAAAGTGAAGAAGCTGTACGAAGGACGCCCGAATATCCTCGATATGATCACAAACGGCAAGATACAGCTTATTGTAAACTCACCGGTAGGCAAGGGCAGCGTACACGATGACAGCTATCTGAGGAAGGCTGCCATCAAGGCAAAGATCCCATATATGACCACGATCGCCGCCGCGAGAGCCACAGCCAAGGGCATCCGTTACGTGAAGGAAAACGGAAACGGTGATGTCCGTTCACTCCAGCAGCTGCACAGTGAAATAACAGAAAAGTAA
- a CDS encoding AraC family transcriptional regulator, with the protein MSNLLFSVFPNENFIDLGLYQYGWEQCSPSHSFGPAARNHFVFHYVISGTGRLMADSSDGNTRTFQIKSGQGFMLFPGQVNTYVADKELPWEYTWIEFDGLRAKEMVSLAGLTKDMPVYHAASKEMCRNMMDEMLYIARHSNETPFHLIGHLYLFLDCLTRSAASLKLRQGERIRDFYIKEALSFIEQNFQNDISVEDIAAFCGLNRSYFGKIFRDTLGKPPQEFLMSYRMAKAAELLKLTKLSVRDIGNAVGYPNQLHFSRAFKNIYGISPRDWRSQNGMSY; encoded by the coding sequence ATGAGTAATCTTCTGTTTTCTGTATTTCCAAATGAAAACTTTATCGATCTGGGGCTTTACCAGTACGGCTGGGAACAATGCAGTCCTTCCCATTCCTTCGGCCCTGCGGCCAGAAATCATTTTGTGTTCCACTATGTGATATCAGGGACCGGCCGCCTGATGGCAGACAGTTCCGACGGAAATACCAGGACATTTCAGATAAAAAGCGGGCAGGGATTTATGCTCTTTCCCGGACAGGTCAACACATATGTGGCAGATAAAGAGCTTCCATGGGAATACACATGGATAGAATTTGACGGGCTGCGGGCAAAAGAGATGGTATCGCTGGCCGGGCTGACAAAGGATATGCCCGTATATCACGCTGCTTCCAAAGAAATGTGCCGGAATATGATGGATGAGATGCTCTATATCGCCAGGCATTCCAATGAAACTCCTTTCCACCTTATCGGACATCTGTACCTGTTCCTTGACTGCCTCACACGTTCTGCCGCGTCGCTGAAGCTGAGACAGGGGGAGCGCATCCGTGACTTCTATATAAAAGAAGCCCTGTCCTTTATCGAACAGAACTTCCAAAATGATATTTCCGTAGAGGATATCGCTGCGTTCTGCGGCCTGAACCGAAGCTATTTCGGTAAAATATTCCGTGATACTCTTGGAAAACCTCCTCAGGAATTTCTCATGAGCTACCGCATGGCAAAGGCCGCTGAACTTCTGAAACTCACAAAGCTTTCCGTCAGGGACATTGGAAATGCGGTCGGTTATCCGAACCAGCTGCATTTTTCCAGAGCCTTTAAAAATATATACGGCATATCGCCGCGGGACTGGCGCAGTCAGAACGGGATGTCTTATTGA
- a CDS encoding MerR family transcriptional regulator, whose protein sequence is MAIKKKESYLTTGEFARLTGVTKHTLFHYDAIGLLCPEVKLDNGYRYYTFSQLDIFEIIYTLKELNMPLQEIKEYVDGRTPESLLRLFKKESRIIEERMRKLRQMQRWMEEKTNCICAGIAASPEEISVRHEEKMYMVLSGIESSDEMGWSIEVGNFLDYCEEHGVRSSHGIGFRQNLSDIMAGSYDNYRTLYQLLRVKPKKVACEVRPEGEYVTAYHKGKWQDIGTAYRRLVDYATENGLKLSEHFYEDYLLDGLAVQQEEDFLTKIICMVSPD, encoded by the coding sequence ATGGCAATAAAAAAGAAAGAAAGTTATCTGACCACAGGGGAATTTGCAAGGCTGACCGGCGTGACGAAGCATACACTGTTTCATTACGACGCCATCGGGCTGCTGTGTCCGGAAGTGAAGCTTGACAATGGATACAGGTATTATACATTCTCCCAGCTTGATATATTTGAGATCATATATACACTAAAAGAACTGAATATGCCTCTGCAGGAGATCAAGGAGTATGTGGACGGAAGAACACCGGAGAGTCTTTTGAGATTATTTAAGAAAGAGAGCCGTATCATTGAGGAGCGGATGCGGAAGCTGAGACAGATGCAGAGATGGATGGAGGAGAAGACGAATTGTATCTGCGCCGGAATCGCTGCTTCGCCGGAAGAGATAAGTGTGCGCCATGAGGAAAAAATGTATATGGTACTGTCTGGGATAGAGAGCAGTGATGAGATGGGATGGAGTATAGAGGTCGGAAATTTTCTTGATTACTGTGAGGAGCATGGAGTCAGGAGCTCGCACGGCATAGGGTTCAGGCAGAATCTTTCGGATATTATGGCCGGCAGTTATGACAATTACCGGACGCTGTATCAGCTGCTTCGTGTAAAACCGAAGAAGGTTGCATGTGAAGTACGGCCGGAAGGAGAGTATGTGACAGCTTACCACAAGGGAAAATGGCAGGATATAGGAACGGCATACCGGCGTCTCGTCGATTACGCTACGGAAAACGGACTAAAACTGTCGGAACATTTTTATGAAGATTATCTGCTGGACGGACTGGCAGTACAGCAGGAGGAAGATTTTCTGACAAAGATCATCTGTATGGTAAGCCCTGACTGA
- a CDS encoding alpha-galactosidase, producing MAIIYDDRKKTFTLNTESTTYQMQVDRYGFLLHLYYGKLAEGCMDYVLTYYDRGFSGNPYEAGKDRTYSLDALPQEFPCRGNGDFRAAALTVRNADGTYCCDMRYRSHVIVKGKYDLPGLPAVYGTEQEAQTLEITMEDSASGLQAVLLYGVLPELDIITRSVRIVNAGEKKVYIENIQSACLDLLSGNYDVISFYGRHAMERNFQRIPVPHGSFRIGSRRGTSSHQYSPFMILADKNATEDAGSCYAMNFVYSGGFSGEAEKDQFNQTRMMMGLQDELFSYPAAPGETFQAPEVILSYTDKGLNRLSQHMHRCIRTHVCRGKYRDAVRPVLVNSWEAAYFDFTGETIRKLAEDAKECGIDMVVMDDGWFGSRDGDFSGLGDWHVNEEKLGGTLRDLIRQINDMGIKFGIWIEPEMVNEDSDLYRAHPDWVLSVPGRKPVRARYQLVLDFSRKEVVDALFEQICKILDQGNIEYVKWDMNRSLSDVYSAGTEEQGRVLYDYVLGVYDFLERLTARYPDLLIEGCSGGGGRFDAGMMYYTPQIWCSDNTDAVDRVKIQYGSSFGYPVSAVGAHVSASPNHQTGRRTPMYTRTVTAMAGTFGYELNLGALSGEEKKEIRQQTDLYRKYAPLIQNGTYYRLSNPYEDEIGAWAFVSEDRRKVLLNAVTLDVHGNMTVNYIKPKGLKEDAVYEDMSSGQRYCGAALMEAGIPLPAAACEYEAYQIYLEEV from the coding sequence ATGGCTATTATCTATGATGACAGAAAAAAGACATTTACACTCAATACAGAGAGCACAACGTATCAGATGCAGGTGGACCGGTACGGATTTTTGCTTCATCTTTATTACGGAAAACTGGCAGAAGGCTGTATGGACTATGTGCTGACTTATTATGACAGAGGTTTCTCCGGCAATCCATATGAGGCCGGGAAGGACAGGACGTATTCCCTGGATGCCCTTCCGCAGGAATTCCCGTGCCGGGGAAACGGAGATTTCCGGGCAGCAGCGCTCACTGTGAGGAATGCGGACGGCACATACTGCTGTGATATGCGTTACAGGAGTCATGTGATCGTCAAAGGGAAATATGATCTGCCGGGGCTGCCCGCGGTGTATGGCACAGAGCAGGAGGCGCAGACGTTGGAGATAACAATGGAGGACAGCGCTTCAGGGCTTCAGGCCGTGCTTCTCTACGGCGTACTGCCCGAGCTGGACATCATAACGAGGAGCGTGCGTATTGTCAATGCAGGAGAGAAAAAAGTGTATATTGAGAACATCCAGTCTGCCTGTCTTGACCTGTTAAGCGGAAATTATGATGTGATCAGTTTTTACGGACGCCATGCGATGGAGCGGAACTTCCAGCGTATTCCTGTGCCGCACGGGAGCTTCCGTATTGGGAGCCGCAGGGGAACGTCAAGTCATCAGTACAGCCCGTTTATGATCCTGGCGGATAAGAATGCCACAGAGGATGCGGGAAGCTGTTATGCCATGAATTTTGTATACAGCGGCGGATTTTCCGGCGAGGCGGAAAAAGACCAGTTCAACCAGACACGTATGATGATGGGGCTGCAGGATGAACTGTTCTCCTATCCGGCAGCGCCGGGGGAGACATTCCAGGCACCGGAGGTCATTCTATCCTATACGGATAAAGGACTGAACCGGCTGTCACAGCATATGCACCGGTGTATCCGCACACATGTCTGCCGGGGGAAATACAGGGATGCGGTGCGGCCGGTGCTCGTCAACAGCTGGGAGGCAGCTTACTTTGATTTTACGGGGGAGACGATTCGGAAGCTGGCGGAAGACGCGAAAGAATGCGGCATCGATATGGTCGTGATGGACGACGGCTGGTTTGGCAGCAGAGACGGCGACTTCAGCGGCCTCGGTGACTGGCATGTAAATGAGGAGAAGCTTGGAGGAACTCTAAGGGATCTTATCCGGCAGATCAATGACATGGGAATAAAATTCGGTATCTGGATCGAACCGGAGATGGTAAATGAGGACAGTGATCTGTACCGTGCCCATCCGGACTGGGTGCTTTCCGTGCCGGGGAGAAAGCCGGTCCGCGCCAGATATCAGCTTGTGTTGGACTTCTCAAGAAAAGAAGTGGTGGACGCTCTGTTTGAACAAATCTGCAAAATACTTGACCAGGGCAACATAGAGTATGTAAAATGGGATATGAACAGAAGCTTAAGTGATGTGTACTCTGCCGGGACAGAGGAGCAGGGACGGGTGCTGTATGACTATGTGCTCGGTGTCTATGATTTTCTGGAACGGCTGACGGCGCGTTATCCGGATCTTCTTATCGAGGGATGCTCAGGAGGAGGCGGACGGTTTGATGCGGGAATGATGTACTATACGCCTCAGATATGGTGCAGTGACAATACGGACGCCGTAGACAGGGTGAAGATTCAGTATGGAAGTTCTTTCGGATACCCGGTGTCTGCTGTCGGGGCGCACGTGTCTGCCTCTCCGAACCATCAGACGGGGAGAAGAACACCGATGTACACGAGGACGGTGACTGCCATGGCCGGAACCTTTGGGTATGAGCTGAACCTTGGCGCTCTCTCCGGGGAGGAGAAGAAGGAGATCCGGCAGCAGACAGATCTTTACCGCAAGTATGCGCCGCTCATTCAGAATGGTACGTATTACCGCCTCAGCAATCCGTATGAGGATGAGATCGGCGCCTGGGCTTTTGTGTCGGAGGACAGAAGAAAAGTGCTGCTCAATGCAGTGACTCTGGATGTCCATGGAAATATGACAGTGAATTATATAAAACCGAAGGGGCTGAAGGAAGACGCCGTGTATGAGGATATGAGCTCCGGGCAGCGGTACTGCGGTGCCGCTCTTATGGAGGCAGGCATTCCGCTTCCGGCGGCTGCGTGTGAATATGAGGCATACCAGATATACCTGGAGGAAGTATAA
- a CDS encoding MATE family efflux transporter, whose amino-acid sequence MSNSIAKDFKFFSLLRFAAPTIIMMVFMSLYTIVDGIFISRLLGTNALSSANIVYPVLNLVIAVGVMLASGGSAIIARKFGENKGQEAREDFSLLIIVGIAAGFVIMTAGNLFIEPIVRMLGATDLLLNDAVSYLGVSLFLAPACIMQLLFQTFFVTAGRPNLGLLLTIGGGLTNMVLDYVFMGPLQMGISGAALATGIGQLVPAVFGVFYFFFSKGSLHLTKPKFRGTVILESCLNGSSEMVTNISAAVVTYLFNIMMLRFLGEPGVAAITIVLYGQFLFNAMYMGFSMGVAPVISYNYGSGNQKLLRRIYRICISFICVSAVIITLFALLSSPYIVEIFTPAGTETYEIARGGFFLFSFNYLFAGINIFASAMFTAFSNGKISAIVSFVRTFVLIVANILLLPYLIGVNGIWLSVPAAECMTVLLSVYFFYKKRKDYHYI is encoded by the coding sequence ATGTCGAATTCCATAGCAAAAGATTTCAAATTTTTCTCTCTTCTCCGCTTCGCGGCGCCTACCATCATTATGATGGTGTTCATGTCGTTATATACGATCGTGGACGGTATTTTTATCTCCAGGCTTCTGGGCACAAACGCTCTGTCCTCCGCCAACATTGTCTATCCTGTACTGAACCTTGTCATAGCAGTCGGCGTCATGCTTGCCTCCGGAGGCAGTGCCATAATCGCGAGGAAATTTGGCGAAAACAAAGGGCAGGAGGCCCGCGAGGACTTTTCACTGCTCATTATCGTTGGAATTGCAGCAGGATTTGTTATTATGACCGCCGGCAATCTGTTTATAGAACCGATCGTCCGAATGCTCGGAGCAACGGACTTGCTGCTCAATGATGCCGTCAGCTATCTTGGTGTCTCTTTGTTTCTCGCTCCTGCCTGTATCATGCAGCTGCTCTTTCAGACGTTCTTTGTGACCGCGGGCAGGCCGAATCTGGGTCTTCTGCTCACTATCGGCGGAGGACTGACGAATATGGTCCTTGACTATGTCTTTATGGGGCCTCTTCAGATGGGAATCAGCGGCGCCGCGCTGGCCACCGGGATCGGACAGCTTGTACCTGCGGTTTTCGGAGTCTTTTACTTCTTTTTCTCAAAAGGCTCTCTGCATCTTACAAAGCCGAAGTTCCGGGGAACGGTCATCCTGGAAAGCTGTCTGAACGGCTCTTCTGAGATGGTGACAAATATATCCGCTGCAGTTGTCACCTACCTGTTCAATATCATGATGCTCCGCTTCCTCGGTGAACCAGGTGTTGCGGCCATCACGATCGTACTGTACGGACAGTTTCTGTTCAACGCCATGTATATGGGCTTCTCCATGGGGGTAGCCCCTGTCATCAGCTACAATTACGGAAGCGGCAATCAGAAACTGCTACGGCGGATATACAGAATATGTATCTCCTTCATCTGTGTATCCGCCGTCATTATAACACTGTTTGCTCTGCTGTCGTCTCCATATATCGTGGAGATCTTCACACCGGCAGGCACAGAGACATACGAGATAGCAAGAGGCGGGTTTTTCCTTTTCTCCTTCAACTATCTCTTTGCCGGGATAAATATATTTGCCTCGGCGATGTTCACCGCATTCTCCAACGGGAAGATATCTGCCATTGTCTCATTTGTCCGTACCTTTGTGCTCATCGTGGCAAATATACTGCTGCTTCCGTACCTGATCGGGGTGAACGGTATCTGGCTCTCCGTACCTGCGGCCGAGTGCATGACCGTTCTTCTGTCCGTCTATTTCTTTTACAAAAAGAGGAAAGACTATCACTACATCTGA